In Maridesulfovibrio sp., the genomic stretch CTGATGAAAATGCTTAGCATTCATCAATCCACATTGAGAATAGCTGGTGGAGTCATACTTTTCATCATCTCGATGAAAATGATCTTTCCAAAGCCGGAGAGTGTAACTGAAGATACGGAAAAAGACCCATTCATTGTCCCGATTGCTGTCCCTTTGTTTGCAGGACCATCGCTGCTGGCTGCGGTAATGGTTTATGGATCAAAAGAAGGCGCTGGGCTTAGCGTGTTATCCGGGGTTCTTCTTGCATGGGGTATGAGTTTCATCATCATGATGACCGGTCCTACTATGGCCCGAGTACTGGGCAAAAGAGGTTTGAGAGCCTGCGAAAGACTAATGGGTCTGATTCTAATTCTTTTATCCGTGCAGATGCTTGAAGATGGAATAGCCTACTACATTAACAATGTCCTGACCCCTTAAAAGATACACATGTAACTTGATTGGGGGAGCTTTGGGTAACCGACTAAAATCTTCCCAACTCTGTCAAACGCTCCACGGACTTCCTGAGCATTTCAGTATTTACCGGTTTGGCAATGTAGTCATCAACACCTAGATCGGACATCCGCTGGAAGTCACTTTCCCGTCCATACGCACTCATCACTATGATAGGAATACGCTTTTCTGGTGACTCATTTTCCCGAATCGCAGCAATAGCGTCAAAACCATTCATCTCAGGCATCTGAATATCCATAAGTACGAGATCATAGTCCTGATCAGCCATGCAGTTGATAACTTCCCATCCATTAGTGGCAGTCCGCACCACATGTCCCCAATTTTCGAGCTTCTTGCGCATAAACACCTGGCTGCTGATGTCATCTTCTGCCAGCATTATCCGTAATGAATGAACTGGACGGACAACATCACTTGCAGACTGCCAGCTATTCTTGACTTTCAGCTTAAAACCGATCTCATAAATGGAATCAGATCCAAAATAAAGGTCAGCACCAATTTTACCTGTTGTTAATTGCAGACACTCAACAAAAACATCATGCCCAAGAACGCAGTTGCAATCAGTCCCGCTAACGTAAAAAGCAAGAATTGAATCAGCCCCACTTTCTTCGGCGGAAAAAGCTCTGATTCCGACAGAAAGATCAGATTCAGAGAACAGTTCTAATCCATTACTGATCAGACAAAACAAAGACTGTGCAAGGCCTTTACGGTCAACATAAATAGTCTCTGGAGCAGTAGGATCTATGGATAGGCTGATTTGACGATTCTGAATAGAAACGGCGGGAATAAACAGCTCGACAGCTTTTTCAATGCAAGCAGACGGATCAATATGTTCCTGAGTCCCGGGATCATGATCCCCTGACATTCCACTCAGTAAAGTATTTATCGTATCTTTGAAACGCTCTGCAGAAAGCGTACATTTCCTCACATATTCTTTGGCTTCAGGCTCCAGGTTCATATTTTCCAACACATGCAGGCTGCCGATCATTCCGGCCAAAGGAGTGCGCATTTCATGGCAAAGGATCTGCATCATGGCAGGATCAGCACCAAAGCCATCCAGCTCTTCACCTTTATGCGAATCCCCATTACATGAACTTGGTTCACTATCATGTGGTCCTTTTTTCAAATACAGCCAGAGTCTTAAAGCTCCTGATCCCAACAAAAACAAGCTGATCCCGCAGAGCAGCAATATCATCCCCGGATTCTCCAGAGAAAAAACTACGGCACCAAGCAAAGACAGAATCCCGACCACACATTGAAGAAAAATTAAATTAATATTGCTGGACATCACAATTCCTGACGACCCCATCAGATAAGAATGATCATATCCGAGTTATAGTACTTAAATATCAATGGACTGTACCCATATTTTAAAGACACCACAACTAATCCATTAATATTCCCAAAGCGTTATAGCAAACCAATATTACATGCATTATGAAATGTAAGAATATATCAAGTCATTATCAACTTCAGATTTATGCCAAAACAAAGCCCGTGCTCCCAGAAGAGCACGGGCTTTAAGATCATTCACAGCATCGTATTAATATCTATAAACTCAGGGTCATTCCCTGATCCGCTTTGAGCTCCGGAACTGTCTCCGAAGACGGAGAATCCTGCTGAACGCTCTTAAGCATGGCCAACTCTTCCACAGAAAGGATCTTGTTAATATCGAGAATTATAACAAAGTCATCATCCTGTTTACCCATTCCACGGATAAACTCGGTCTTAATAGTAGTGCCCATTCTGGGCGGCTCTTCGATCATATTCTCGGTAAGCTCAATTACTTCCCGGACCGAATCAGCCAACGCGCCCATAACTGTGCTCTCTCCATCAAAGGAGACCTCTACTATAATGATGCAGGTATTAATTGTGTCTTCCGTCCTGCTCATACCGAATTTCAAGCGCATATCAACGACAGGAACAGCGTGCCCCCTTAAGTTGATAACCCCACGCATAAATTTGGGAGTCCTTGGAATTCTGGTGATGGGAGTAAGCTCCAGCACTTCCCGTACACTGGCAATATCCAGAGCATAAATATCCTTGTTCAGCGTAAACGTCAGATATTGGTTGGTAGTACTATTTATTTCAGCATTCATCTTCATACCTGCCTAATTTGAACATCTCTGTAAAAGTGACATATCCTCATTTAAATTACTATATATCAACCTTGGCAAAACAACCAGTGATTATCAGAATTTTTCGAAGTCACTATCCGAAAAATCACTGTCCAGATCAAGAGAAACTCCTGTTCTGCTCTCATCCTCCTGATAAATCTCACGGACCGGAGCAACAGGAGCACTTGCCTTAGAAGCAGGCGCGGCTTTAACGGTCTTCCTGGTTGTAGCGGGCAAAGCGCGAGCTCTGGGCGCAGAATGGGTACTTACGCGGAAAAAGCTCATTACCTGCTGAAGCTGCTCAGCCTGACTGGAAAGCTCTTCAGAAGTGGATGCCATTTCCTCAGATGCCGAAGCATTTTGCTGGGTAACCTGATCAAGCTGCTGTACAGCCCTGTTAATCTGTTCTGCACCAGAAAGCTGTTCACTGCTGCCAGCGGCAATTTCCTGCACCAATTCAGCTGTTTTCTTAATATCAGGAACAAGCTGAGTAAGCATTTCACCTGCACGCTCGGCAACGCTCACTGTACTGGAGGAAAGCTCACCGATTTCACCGGCAGCTGCCCCACTCCGCTCAGCAAGCTTACGAACTTCAGCCGCAACAACAGCGAACCCTTTTCCGTGTTCACCTGCACGCGCAGCTTCAATTGCAGCGTTCAAGGCAAGAAGATTGGTCTGGCGGGCGATTTCCTCAATAATGGAAATCTTTTCAGCAATATTTTTCATGGCGTCGACAGCTCTGGCAACCGCCTCTCCGCCTTCTTCTGCCTGTTTTGATGACTGCAGGGCAATCTGTTCTGTCTGATGAGCATTCTCAGCGTTTTGTCTGATATTTGCGGTCATTTCTTCCATTGACGCTGAAACTTCTTCAACATTGGCAGCCTGTTGTGTAGAAGCCTGAGATAAACTTTCAGCTGTTGCGGAAAGTTCCTCACTACCAGAGGCCACGTTCTCAGAGGAAGCACCAACTTCTGCGACAACAGATGAAAGACGTACGACCATATCATTCAGAGAGGTAGCTAAAACACCGATCTCGTCACGCTGCTCAATGTCTAAGGTTCTAGTAAAATCGCCCTGAGCCATGTACTCCGCAAATGAAACCCCCTTGCGGATAGGGGTAGTGATTATCCGTGTTACTGATATAGAAATTACAAGACCACACACCAGAGCGAGAAACAACCCACCCAAAATCATGGAGAAAGATGAGCTTATAACCGTCTCAGCTGAAACCTGCT encodes the following:
- a CDS encoding MarC family protein; amino-acid sequence: MESGQLSTVFEIAFPLFLIMDPLGNLPVCLSMLREYSSSRQRKILLRELFFALGIIILFMYMGAGLMKMLSIHQSTLRIAGGVILFIISMKMIFPKPESVTEDTEKDPFIVPIAVPLFAGPSLLAAVMVYGSKEGAGLSVLSGVLLAWGMSFIIMMTGPTMARVLGKRGLRACERLMGLILILLSVQMLEDGIAYYINNVLTP
- a CDS encoding response regulator gives rise to the protein MSSNINLIFLQCVVGILSLLGAVVFSLENPGMILLLCGISLFLLGSGALRLWLYLKKGPHDSEPSSCNGDSHKGEELDGFGADPAMMQILCHEMRTPLAGMIGSLHVLENMNLEPEAKEYVRKCTLSAERFKDTINTLLSGMSGDHDPGTQEHIDPSACIEKAVELFIPAVSIQNRQISLSIDPTAPETIYVDRKGLAQSLFCLISNGLELFSESDLSVGIRAFSAEESGADSILAFYVSGTDCNCVLGHDVFVECLQLTTGKIGADLYFGSDSIYEIGFKLKVKNSWQSASDVVRPVHSLRIMLAEDDISSQVFMRKKLENWGHVVRTATNGWEVINCMADQDYDLVLMDIQMPEMNGFDAIAAIRENESPEKRIPIIVMSAYGRESDFQRMSDLGVDDYIAKPVNTEMLRKSVERLTELGRF
- a CDS encoding chemotaxis protein CheW, producing the protein MNAEINSTTNQYLTFTLNKDIYALDIASVREVLELTPITRIPRTPKFMRGVINLRGHAVPVVDMRLKFGMSRTEDTINTCIIIVEVSFDGESTVMGALADSVREVIELTENMIEEPPRMGTTIKTEFIRGMGKQDDDFVIILDINKILSVEELAMLKSVQQDSPSSETVPELKADQGMTLSL
- a CDS encoding methyl-accepting chemotaxis protein; this translates as MFKNLQLGWKIGGGFVIVLLLTAVVGSVGWYGLSKVADEAKRTGVVSNAVADMYNSRLMVLYYTLRGTTEYTDKFDNSINSIGHNITANKGLFSGEGLTDVMAVSEKASAYSASFKKYAQLEDAKKEAISNCVAAASTLNTILNNISGSSRQAMERGISGSDVSTGMRSVFDAYIAIGEIEKQFVTSRFTFANYLRTANAEYAKQTRTILSTVIDECAVLRQNAWVSTASGLDFAGLEEAARAYLEGFDLILEKIEIQGQELKTMAAEGSEALTLSQEMLGRQQVSAETVISSSFSMILGGLFLALVCGLVISISVTRIITTPIRKGVSFAEYMAQGDFTRTLDIEQRDEIGVLATSLNDMVVRLSSVVAEVGASSENVASGSEELSATAESLSQASTQQAANVEEVSASMEEMTANIRQNAENAHQTEQIALQSSKQAEEGGEAVARAVDAMKNIAEKISIIEEIARQTNLLALNAAIEAARAGEHGKGFAVVAAEVRKLAERSGAAAGEIGELSSSTVSVAERAGEMLTQLVPDIKKTAELVQEIAAGSSEQLSGAEQINRAVQQLDQVTQQNASASEEMASTSEELSSQAEQLQQVMSFFRVSTHSAPRARALPATTRKTVKAAPASKASAPVAPVREIYQEDESRTGVSLDLDSDFSDSDFEKF